One segment of Rosa chinensis cultivar Old Blush chromosome 6, RchiOBHm-V2, whole genome shotgun sequence DNA contains the following:
- the LOC112169189 gene encoding uncharacterized protein LOC112169189 isoform X1, which produces MQQFLRWLSKVTQGQAREETSAPTNKKKEISDQEAKQNYIIVFKSGGVGVYRKTKGFEEGKPARKKFKPFAFLCRKDIAQACFDSTLHLRRLDSINRRQQKQCWTRSMKMKKEDIARGLENSNKVDAANVGSKVLPVSDSTLSTSTNKNHDQCGASEKKERIKGDKTKTLSRMKELIRWAAAAKSAEKGGKYIGRKVLQFRNRGTLKPVPDDDQLSNDSPKISFRWELESCSTTSSAYSAISVASSLKTDQIMNIQSLNSTKLQDTDHWQPKNGNWITSDSDFVVLEL; this is translated from the exons ATGCAG CAGTTTCTTCGATGGCTTTCTAAAGTTACACAAGGACAAGCAAGAGAGGAGACTTCTGCTCCTAccaacaagaaaaaagaaattagtg ATCAAGAAGCTAAACAGAACTACATAATTGTCTTTAAGAGTGGGGGTGTTGGTGTCTATCGAAAAACAAAAGGATTTGAAGAAGGCAAACCCGCTCGTAAGAAGTTCAAGCCATTTGCCTTTCTGTGTAGAAAGGATATAGCACAGGCTTGCTTTGATAGTACTCTTCATTTGAGGAGACTTGATAGCATAAATAGGAGGCAGCAAAAGCAGTGTTGGACTCGAtccatgaagatgaagaaagaagATATTGCTAGAGGTTTGGAAAATAGTAACAAGGTGGATGCAGCTAATGTAGGCAGCAAGGTTTTACCAGTAAGTGACTCAACGTTATCAACCTCTACTAACAAAAACCATGACCAATGTGGAGcatcagaaaagaaagaaaggattaAGGGGGACAAGACTAAAACATTATCAAGAATGAAGGAGCTAATAAGATGGGCTGCTGCAGCAAAATCAGCTGAAAAGGGTGGAAAATACATTGGCCGAAAG GTTCTGCAATTTCGCAATCGTGGAACTCTAAAACCAGTACCAGATGATGATCAGTTAAGCAATGACTCCCCAAAGATCAGCTTTAGATGGGAATTGGAAAGCTGCTCCACCACTTCCTCTGCCTACTCGGCAATTTCAGTAGCATCTTCATTGAAGACTGATCAAATTATGAACATTCAATCTTTGAATTCAACGAAGCTTCAGGACACAGATCACTGGCAACCCAAGAATGGGAATTGGATCACTTCAGACTCTGACT tTGTTGTGCTAGAGCTATGA
- the LOC112173444 gene encoding glycine-rich cell wall structural protein 1.8 — protein MESYRRVEKPKPELPISENEIRITTQGAIRNYISYATTQLQDKQVNEIVLKAMGQAISKTVAIAEIIKKRVPMLHQDTAISSVSITDVWEPIEEGLVPVEMTRHVSMISITLSTKELNTTSAGYQAPSPLDQSKPQPNYQQQQPRQARGPYNAVNEDSYGRGRGRGRGRGRGRGGGYGNYQGGYGNYQGGYGNYQGGGYGSYQDNGGYPNRGRGGGRGRSWPNRGSGGYERGSGPSGGYERGSGGYERGSGGYERGAGGYERGSGGYERGAGGYDRNAGYERGAGGNDRGAGGYDRNAGYERGAGGNDRGPGGYDRNAGYERGASGNDRGAGGYERGSGGYDRGTGGYDRGTGGYERGRGQGGRGYGRGRGRMGGRSRGGVNQA, from the exons ATGGAAAGCTACCGGAGAGTCGAGAAGCCGAAGCCGGAGCTCCCAATCAGCGAGAACGAGATCCGAATCACCACCCAGGGCGCCATCAGAAACTACATCAGCTATGCCACCACTCAGCTCCAG gataaACAAGTCAACGAAATTGTCTTGAAAGCAATGGGACAGGCAATCAGCAAGACAGTGGCTATTGCTGAAATCATAAAG AAGAGGGTTCCAATGTTGCATCAAGATACTGCCATCAGCTCTGTAAGCATAACTGATGTATGGGAACCTATTGAGGAGGGTCTTGTACC TGTGGAGATGACTCGCCATGTGTCAATGATTTCAATTACACTATCAACTAAGGAGTTAAACACAACTTCTGCGGG ATATCAAGCTCCATCTCCCCTAGACCAATCAAAGCCACagcccaattaccaacaacagCAACCAAGACAAGCTCGTGGTCCATACAATGCTGTCAATGAAG ATTCATATGGTCGAGGACGGGGACGTGGTAGAGGCAGAGGTCGTGGCAGAGGTGGAGGATACGGCAACTATCAAGGTGGATATGGCAACTATCAAGGGGGATATGGAAACTATCAAGGAGGTGGTTATGGAAGCTATCAAG ATAATGGTGGGTATCCAAATCGGGGAAGAGGTGGTGGACGAGGCAGAAGTTGGCCCAATCGTG GTTCTGGTGGTTATGAAAGAGGTTCAGGACCTTCAGGTGGCTATGAAAGGGGTTCAGGTGGCTATGAAAGGGGTTCAGGTGGCTATGAAAGAGGTGCCGGTGGCTATGAAAGAGGTTCAGGTGGCTATGAAAGAGGTGCCGGTGGTTATGATAGAAATGCTGGATATGAAAGAGGTGCTGGTGGAAATGATAGAGGTGCCGGTGGTTATGATAGAAATGCTGGTTATGAAAGAGGTGCTGGTGGAAATGATAGAGGTCCTGGTGGTTATGATAGAAATGCTGGTTATGAAAGAGGTGCCAGTGGGAATGATAGAGGTGCTGGTGGCTATGAAAGAGGTTCTGGTGGGTATGACAGAGGTACCGGTGGTTATGACAGGGGTACTGGTGGTTATGAAAGAGGCAGAGGTCAAGGGGGCAGAGGATATGGTCGTGGGAGGGGACGGATGGGTGGACGCTCTAGGGGTGGTGTGAACCAGGCATAA
- the LOC112173936 gene encoding F-box/kelch-repeat protein At3g24760 gives MTEITNLSSDVTELILSYLPIPTLVRASTVCKLWQSIISSTTFSATQTQSQSQSHPWFFLYGIHNTSSKNNQSFAFDPLSNRWLRLPTPTFPPHHYSHSCFLGADGFFLITAPNFTYSRILKRSWRSTSPLHFSRINPLLGVFDSGSLLPNFIVVGGVRFIGNLVDIEDRLAVEIYTPDSDSWQLGPPLPADFRSGNSSQSLSSALFKGRFYVFGIYSCFISSFDLHTNAWSQVQTLRPPGVVFSFLVGCRDRLVLAGICNGPLGSSFNLWRIEEATMEFSEIAIMPHDLLCSLFEGDEEDKFASLKCVGLGNLIYVFNEEYHKKYPACVCEISSETRQCSWRRVPPLPSPVNKFHQVISFCSTVSLNSILQPEEEEGHVGPMQPMVD, from the coding sequence ATGACGGAAATCACGAACCTGAGCTCCGACGTGACGGAGCTGATCCTCTCCTACCTCCCCATCCCGACCCTCGTCCGAGCCTCCACCGTCTGCAAGCTCTGGCAGTCCatcatctcctccaccaccTTCTCCGCCACCCAaacccaatcccaatcccaatcccaccCCTGGTTCTTCCTCTACGGCATCCACAACACCTCCTCCAAGAACAACCAGTCCTTCGCCTTCGACCCTCTCTCCAACCGCTGGCTCCGCCTCCCCACCCCCACCTTCCCTCCCCACCACTACTCCCACTCCTGCTTCCTCGGCGCCGACGGCTTCTTCCTCATCACCGCCCCCAACTTCACCTACTCCAGAATCCTCAAGCGCTCTTGGCGCTCCACCTCGCCTCTCCACTTCTCCCGCATCAACCCTCTTCTCGGCGTCTTCGACTCCGGCTCTCTCCTCCCCAACTTCATCGTCGTCGGCGGTGTCAGATTCATCGGCAACTTGGTCGACATCGAGGACCGCTTGGCCGTCGAGATCTACACCCCCGACTCCGATTCCTGGCAGCTCGGTCCTCCTCTCCCTGCTGATTTCAGATCCGGCAATTCCTCCCAGTCCTTGTCATCCGCCCTCTTCAAAGGGAGGTTCTACGTCTTCGGCATCTATTCGTGCTTCATTTCATCTTTTGACCTACACACCAATGCCTGGAGCCAAGTCCAGACTCTCCGGCCGCCTGGAGTTGTCTTCTCTTTCTTGGTTGGCTGCCGGGACAGGCTTGTTCTGGCCGGAATCTGCAACGGGCCTCTCGGATCCTCCTTTAATCTGTGGAGGATCGAGGAGGCCACCATGGAGTTCAGTGAGATTGCAATCATGCCTCACGACTTGCTGTGTAGCTTGTTTGAGGGGGATGAGGAGGATAAGTTTGCGAGCTTGAAATGTGTGGGCTTGGGAAATCTTATATACGTCTTTAATGAAGAGTACCATAAGAAGTACCCGGCTTGTGTTTGCGAGATTAGCAGTGAGACTCGGCAGTGTAGCTGGAGGAGAGTGCCTCCCTTGCCTTCACCCGTGAATAAGTTTCACCAAGTTATAAGCTTTTGTTCCACGGTTTCGCTCAATAGTATTCTTCAGCCTGAGGAGGAAGAGGGACACGTTGGTCCCATGCAGCCTATGGTTGACTGA
- the LOC112169189 gene encoding uncharacterized protein LOC112169189 isoform X2 yields MQFLRWLSKVTQGQAREETSAPTNKKKEISDQEAKQNYIIVFKSGGVGVYRKTKGFEEGKPARKKFKPFAFLCRKDIAQACFDSTLHLRRLDSINRRQQKQCWTRSMKMKKEDIARGLENSNKVDAANVGSKVLPVSDSTLSTSTNKNHDQCGASEKKERIKGDKTKTLSRMKELIRWAAAAKSAEKGGKYIGRKVLQFRNRGTLKPVPDDDQLSNDSPKISFRWELESCSTTSSAYSAISVASSLKTDQIMNIQSLNSTKLQDTDHWQPKNGNWITSDSDFVVLEL; encoded by the exons ATGCAG TTTCTTCGATGGCTTTCTAAAGTTACACAAGGACAAGCAAGAGAGGAGACTTCTGCTCCTAccaacaagaaaaaagaaattagtg ATCAAGAAGCTAAACAGAACTACATAATTGTCTTTAAGAGTGGGGGTGTTGGTGTCTATCGAAAAACAAAAGGATTTGAAGAAGGCAAACCCGCTCGTAAGAAGTTCAAGCCATTTGCCTTTCTGTGTAGAAAGGATATAGCACAGGCTTGCTTTGATAGTACTCTTCATTTGAGGAGACTTGATAGCATAAATAGGAGGCAGCAAAAGCAGTGTTGGACTCGAtccatgaagatgaagaaagaagATATTGCTAGAGGTTTGGAAAATAGTAACAAGGTGGATGCAGCTAATGTAGGCAGCAAGGTTTTACCAGTAAGTGACTCAACGTTATCAACCTCTACTAACAAAAACCATGACCAATGTGGAGcatcagaaaagaaagaaaggattaAGGGGGACAAGACTAAAACATTATCAAGAATGAAGGAGCTAATAAGATGGGCTGCTGCAGCAAAATCAGCTGAAAAGGGTGGAAAATACATTGGCCGAAAG GTTCTGCAATTTCGCAATCGTGGAACTCTAAAACCAGTACCAGATGATGATCAGTTAAGCAATGACTCCCCAAAGATCAGCTTTAGATGGGAATTGGAAAGCTGCTCCACCACTTCCTCTGCCTACTCGGCAATTTCAGTAGCATCTTCATTGAAGACTGATCAAATTATGAACATTCAATCTTTGAATTCAACGAAGCTTCAGGACACAGATCACTGGCAACCCAAGAATGGGAATTGGATCACTTCAGACTCTGACT tTGTTGTGCTAGAGCTATGA
- the LOC112169188 gene encoding uncharacterized protein LOC112169188 isoform X1, producing the protein MYTFNTHASIVLCDMKNKLFSAIALPIDWYLCPCPNKFHSKLNSLCKMAGVKRRIDTGSDIRALYKELDAVSCPICMDHPHNAVLLLCSSHDKGCRSYICDTSYRHSNCLDRFKKLRENNTNSPTLVSSLPTNHHGSHNNSDMASATDLNEANESPNLIESNAVISANSPGQPQERVIQDLNMPLLPEELLGVADSESVQERVEHSELDVENSSESHLSLKCPLCRGDILGWEVVEDCRKYLNLKKRSCSREGCSFSGNYQELRRHARRVHPTTRPSDVDPSRERAWRHLEHQREFGDVVSAIHSAMPGAVVVGDYVIENGDRLGGGGESGTGEANGPWWTTMFLFQMIGSVDRAGEPRARARAWTRHRRSAGALSERRLLWGENLLGLQDDDDEDDEDDDEEDNILMLNDRDVSPIPRRRRRLTRSRSDEDRP; encoded by the coding sequence ATGTATACATTCAATACACATGCTTCCATTGTTTTATGTGATATGAAAAATAAGTTGTTTTCTGCAATCGCCCTCCCTATTGATTGGTACTTGTGTCCTTGTCCTAATAAGTTCCACAGTAAATTAAACAGTTTATGCAAGATGGCTGGTGTGAAACGAAGAATAGATACTGGTTCAGATATTCGTGCTCTTTACAAAGAACTGGATGCTGTTTCATGCCCTATCTGCATGGACCATCCACATAATGCAGTTCTCCTCCTTTGCAGCTCGCATGACAAGGGTTGCAGATCTTACATTTGTGATACGAGTTACAGGCATTCAAATTGCCTGGACCGTTTTAAAAAGTTGAGGGAAAATAATACAAACAGTCCAACTTTAGTCAGTTCTTTACCTACAAACCATCATGGCTCTCATAATAATTCTGATATGGCATCAGCAACAGATTTGAATGAAGCTAATGAAAGTCCTAACTTGATTGAAAGCAATGCTGTAATATCTGCCAATTCACCTGGGCAGCCACAGGAACGTGTTATTCAAGATCTAAATATGCCACTTCTGCCAGAAGAACTTTTGGGAGTGGCTGATTCCGAGTCAGTTCAGGAAAGGGTTGAGCATAGTGAGTTGGATGTGGAGAATTCCTCAGAGTCACACTTGAGCTTGAAATGTCCTTTGTGTCGAGGAGACATCCTTGGCTGGGAGGTTGTGGAAGATTGCAGAAAGTATCTTAATCTGAAGAAGCGAAGTTGTTCTCGTGAAGGATGCTCCTTTTCTGGTAACTACCAGGAGTTGCGTCGGCATGCTAGGAGAGTTCATCCCACTACTCGACCCTCAGACGTTGACCCATCTAGAGAGCGAGCCTGGAGACACCTTGAGCACCAGAGAGAATTTGGTGATGTAGTTAGTGCCATTCATTCAGCCATGCCAGGAGCTGTTGTGGTTGGGGATTATGTTATTGAAAATGGAGATAGGCTAGGGGGTGGAGGGGAAAGTGGTACTGGTGAAGCTAATGGCCCTTGGTGGACTACCATGTTTTTGTTTCAGATGATTGGTTCAGTTGATCGTGCTGGGGAACCGAGGGCGAGGGCAAGGGCTTGGACTAGACATCGGCGGTCAGCGGGAGCTTTATCCGAACGCCGGTTACTTTGGGGTGAGAATCTGTTGGGTCTtcaggatgatgatgatgaagatgatgaggatgatgatgaggaggacAATATTCTCATGCTGAATGACAGAGATGTATCTCCAATTCCCAGAAGGCGCCGGCGTTTGACAAGATCTAGGTCAGATGAAGATCGACCATGA
- the LOC112169188 gene encoding uncharacterized protein LOC112169188 isoform X2, which yields MAGVKRRIDTGSDIRALYKELDAVSCPICMDHPHNAVLLLCSSHDKGCRSYICDTSYRHSNCLDRFKKLRENNTNSPTLVSSLPTNHHGSHNNSDMASATDLNEANESPNLIESNAVISANSPGQPQERVIQDLNMPLLPEELLGVADSESVQERVEHSELDVENSSESHLSLKCPLCRGDILGWEVVEDCRKYLNLKKRSCSREGCSFSGNYQELRRHARRVHPTTRPSDVDPSRERAWRHLEHQREFGDVVSAIHSAMPGAVVVGDYVIENGDRLGGGGESGTGEANGPWWTTMFLFQMIGSVDRAGEPRARARAWTRHRRSAGALSERRLLWGENLLGLQDDDDEDDEDDDEEDNILMLNDRDVSPIPRRRRRLTRSRSDEDRP from the coding sequence ATGGCTGGTGTGAAACGAAGAATAGATACTGGTTCAGATATTCGTGCTCTTTACAAAGAACTGGATGCTGTTTCATGCCCTATCTGCATGGACCATCCACATAATGCAGTTCTCCTCCTTTGCAGCTCGCATGACAAGGGTTGCAGATCTTACATTTGTGATACGAGTTACAGGCATTCAAATTGCCTGGACCGTTTTAAAAAGTTGAGGGAAAATAATACAAACAGTCCAACTTTAGTCAGTTCTTTACCTACAAACCATCATGGCTCTCATAATAATTCTGATATGGCATCAGCAACAGATTTGAATGAAGCTAATGAAAGTCCTAACTTGATTGAAAGCAATGCTGTAATATCTGCCAATTCACCTGGGCAGCCACAGGAACGTGTTATTCAAGATCTAAATATGCCACTTCTGCCAGAAGAACTTTTGGGAGTGGCTGATTCCGAGTCAGTTCAGGAAAGGGTTGAGCATAGTGAGTTGGATGTGGAGAATTCCTCAGAGTCACACTTGAGCTTGAAATGTCCTTTGTGTCGAGGAGACATCCTTGGCTGGGAGGTTGTGGAAGATTGCAGAAAGTATCTTAATCTGAAGAAGCGAAGTTGTTCTCGTGAAGGATGCTCCTTTTCTGGTAACTACCAGGAGTTGCGTCGGCATGCTAGGAGAGTTCATCCCACTACTCGACCCTCAGACGTTGACCCATCTAGAGAGCGAGCCTGGAGACACCTTGAGCACCAGAGAGAATTTGGTGATGTAGTTAGTGCCATTCATTCAGCCATGCCAGGAGCTGTTGTGGTTGGGGATTATGTTATTGAAAATGGAGATAGGCTAGGGGGTGGAGGGGAAAGTGGTACTGGTGAAGCTAATGGCCCTTGGTGGACTACCATGTTTTTGTTTCAGATGATTGGTTCAGTTGATCGTGCTGGGGAACCGAGGGCGAGGGCAAGGGCTTGGACTAGACATCGGCGGTCAGCGGGAGCTTTATCCGAACGCCGGTTACTTTGGGGTGAGAATCTGTTGGGTCTtcaggatgatgatgatgaagatgatgaggatgatgatgaggaggacAATATTCTCATGCTGAATGACAGAGATGTATCTCCAATTCCCAGAAGGCGCCGGCGTTTGACAAGATCTAGGTCAGATGAAGATCGACCATGA